The following are from one region of the Candidatus Thermoplasmatota archaeon genome:
- a CDS encoding Ni/Fe hydrogenase subunit alpha — translation MRELNVEALARVEGDGGITVTLDGKKVKSVTLDVHEGPRLIEQLVRGMTPADDLNVIPRICAICTLSHRYSAIRGLEKALGIKAPEKAQLTRELMMLGENVESNSLHTFLLALPDFLGYPSAIAMLNDYGDDVKRALRLKKFGNHVMAVTSGRIVHGENPILGGFGKYPGRKALEEIKLKSHELVPDAVRAVELFASIDYPTYPEADMLFMSVDAPKMQFGFAGESIIISNGKQADVEDYKKLTNERIVSHSFAKRSLYQDKPFTVGANARLINMGKRLDGQAADLFKEHYNDRWLKNPLMNNLAQAIEMLWSLEHIPDTVDKVMSLEDPPIEKPTRENGSGTGAVEAPRGTLYHHYDIKNGLIEAADIITPTAQNLDDIERHMKLTAERMLADDKKDEEVRLGLEMVARAYDPCISCATHLVTLKRV, via the coding sequence ATGAGAGAACTCAACGTCGAGGCGCTCGCAAGGGTCGAGGGGGATGGCGGGATTACCGTCACGCTCGACGGTAAGAAAGTCAAGAGCGTCACGTTGGATGTGCACGAGGGGCCGAGGCTCATCGAACAGCTCGTCAGGGGCATGACCCCTGCGGACGACCTGAACGTCATCCCGAGGATATGCGCCATATGCACCCTTTCCCACAGGTACTCCGCGATCAGGGGATTGGAGAAGGCCTTGGGGATCAAGGCTCCGGAGAAGGCGCAACTCACTAGGGAGCTCATGATGCTGGGCGAGAACGTCGAAAGCAACTCGCTCCACACATTCCTTCTGGCACTACCCGATTTCCTTGGCTATCCGTCTGCGATCGCGATGTTGAACGACTACGGAGACGATGTCAAGCGCGCTCTGCGCCTCAAGAAGTTCGGAAATCACGTTATGGCCGTGACGAGCGGAAGGATCGTCCACGGAGAGAACCCTATCCTAGGCGGGTTCGGGAAGTACCCCGGCAGGAAGGCGCTCGAGGAGATCAAGTTGAAATCCCATGAGCTAGTGCCTGACGCGGTCCGCGCGGTGGAGCTGTTCGCGTCCATCGACTACCCGACATATCCGGAGGCGGACATGCTGTTCATGTCCGTTGACGCACCGAAGATGCAGTTCGGGTTCGCCGGCGAGTCAATCATCATCTCAAACGGGAAGCAGGCAGATGTCGAGGACTACAAGAAGCTCACGAACGAGAGGATAGTCTCGCACTCGTTCGCCAAGAGGTCGCTGTACCAGGACAAGCCGTTCACGGTCGGCGCGAACGCTAGGCTCATCAACATGGGCAAGCGGCTCGACGGGCAAGCGGCAGATCTGTTCAAGGAGCACTACAACGACAGATGGCTGAAGAACCCGCTCATGAACAACCTCGCCCAGGCGATCGAGATGCTGTGGTCCCTGGAGCACATACCCGACACAGTTGACAAAGTCATGTCGCTGGAAGACCCGCCGATAGAGAAGCCCACCAGGGAGAACGGTTCCGGAACGGGCGCGGTAGAGGCTCCAAGAGGCACACTGTACCACCACTACGACATCAAGAACGGTCTCATCGAAGCCGCGGACATAATCACACCTACAGCACAGAACCTCGATGACATAGAGAGGCACATGAAGCTGACAGCTGAGAGGATGCTCGCTGACGACAAGAAAGACGAAGAGGTCCGGCTCGGGCTGGAGATGGTGGCGAGGGCGTACGACCCATGCATAAGCTGCGCAACGCATCTGGTGACTCTGAAGCGGGTCTGA
- a CDS encoding hydrogenase maturation protease has product MHKLRNASGDSEAGLRAQLEDIACEGRVYVLGLGNTDRADDGAGVLVALALKKLFPSFSYSEHDGVEGTVLDISEKEEVAAVFFVDAANLNMTPGSIKLVRKDDIKQTEITTHRVAVALMATILEKTGKRSAVICIQPGRIEFRGRVTKPVRETIRTVTSVLKELMTDRDR; this is encoded by the coding sequence ATGCATAAGCTGCGCAACGCATCTGGTGACTCTGAAGCGGGTCTGAGAGCTCAACTCGAGGACATCGCGTGCGAAGGCCGCGTGTATGTATTGGGGCTGGGCAACACCGACAGGGCCGACGACGGCGCGGGCGTGCTCGTCGCTCTAGCATTGAAGAAACTCTTTCCTTCATTCTCCTATTCTGAACATGACGGCGTTGAGGGCACAGTGCTGGACATCTCCGAGAAGGAGGAGGTTGCTGCGGTGTTCTTCGTAGACGCCGCCAATCTGAACATGACACCTGGTTCTATCAAGCTCGTGAGGAAAGACGACATCAAACAGACCGAGATAACGACTCATCGGGTCGCTGTTGCCCTGATGGCAACAATCCTGGAAAAGACTGGGAAAAGATCTGCAGTCATCTGCATTCAGCCCGGAAGGATCGAGTTCAGAGGCAGAGTCACGAAGCCTGTTCGCGAAACGATCAGGACCGTCACGAGTGTGCTGAAGGAGCTAATGACGGACAGGGACAGGTGA
- the pyrG gene encoding CTP synthase (glutamine hydrolyzing) codes for MKVIVVSGGVLSGLGKGITSSSIGCVLKARGLKVTAMKIDPYLNFDAGTLNPFEHGEVFVLDDGGEADLDLGNYERFLDVSLTSDHVVTTGKVYGSVIEKERMGNFLGKTVQIIPHITNEIKSMISNVAIKAGADVTIVELGGTVGDIESMPFLEAMRQMRSEMGHENFIFVHTTLVPILGTLHEQKTKPTQHSVKELRSVGIQPDVIVARCEKPLEEGAKRKIALFCDVPITAVISAPDAKSIYQVPIFLEEQGLTDYLLDKMAIKSKPDGLTDWKKYLRKVMNPKHEVRILLVGKYMEQRDSYMSHYEAFTHAGAELDTRVKFLRMEAEDIDKENSRHLLAESDGILIPGGFGSRGTEGKVEAIKYARENKVPFLGVCLGFQLANVEFARGVLGMGDANSTEFDPHTAHPVVDFLPEQKKLAKKGATMRLGAQSVVIEKGSIAERLYGATEIQERHRHRYEINPHYIDRIQEKGLKFTGKSPDGKRMEIAELQGHPYFIGSQFHPEFKSRPQRPAPLHFGLVKAALEFSQKRRK; via the coding sequence ATGAAGGTTATTGTAGTCTCCGGGGGAGTTTTATCGGGACTGGGGAAGGGCATCACGTCCTCATCCATCGGCTGCGTTTTGAAAGCTAGAGGGTTGAAAGTCACCGCCATGAAGATCGATCCATACTTGAACTTCGATGCGGGCACTTTGAACCCGTTCGAGCATGGAGAGGTTTTCGTTCTGGACGATGGGGGAGAGGCGGACCTCGACCTTGGCAACTACGAGAGATTCCTAGACGTGAGCCTCACAAGCGACCATGTCGTCACAACGGGCAAAGTGTACGGAAGCGTGATAGAGAAGGAGCGGATGGGGAACTTCCTCGGGAAGACCGTCCAGATAATCCCTCACATCACGAACGAGATCAAGTCGATGATATCGAATGTCGCCATCAAGGCCGGAGCCGACGTGACGATCGTCGAATTGGGCGGCACGGTGGGCGACATCGAATCGATGCCGTTCCTAGAGGCCATGAGGCAGATGCGCTCTGAGATGGGCCATGAGAACTTCATATTCGTCCATACGACCTTGGTGCCGATTCTGGGCACATTGCATGAGCAGAAGACGAAGCCTACCCAGCACTCCGTGAAGGAGCTCAGGTCCGTCGGCATACAGCCCGATGTCATCGTCGCGAGGTGCGAGAAGCCGCTCGAAGAAGGCGCGAAGAGGAAGATCGCACTCTTCTGCGACGTGCCTATTACCGCGGTGATAAGCGCTCCCGACGCGAAATCGATCTACCAGGTCCCGATATTCCTCGAGGAGCAAGGGCTCACAGACTATCTGCTTGACAAGATGGCGATCAAGAGCAAGCCCGACGGGTTGACCGACTGGAAGAAGTACCTCCGCAAGGTGATGAACCCGAAGCACGAGGTCAGGATACTCCTCGTTGGGAAGTACATGGAGCAGCGCGATTCCTACATGAGCCACTATGAGGCGTTCACGCACGCAGGGGCAGAACTCGATACCAGAGTCAAGTTCCTGAGGATGGAGGCAGAGGACATCGACAAGGAGAATTCAAGACATCTCCTTGCTGAGAGCGATGGCATCCTGATTCCAGGTGGATTCGGTTCGAGGGGCACTGAGGGCAAGGTAGAAGCGATAAAGTACGCAAGGGAGAACAAGGTGCCGTTCCTCGGAGTGTGTCTTGGGTTCCAGCTGGCAAATGTGGAGTTCGCCAGAGGCGTCCTCGGCATGGGGGACGCGAACAGCACCGAATTCGACCCGCACACAGCCCACCCTGTGGTCGATTTCCTCCCAGAACAGAAGAAATTGGCGAAGAAGGGCGCGACCATGAGGCTCGGAGCACAGAGCGTGGTCATAGAGAAGGGATCCATTGCCGAGAGACTGTACGGCGCCACTGAAATCCAGGAGCGTCACAGGCACAGGTACGAAATCAACCCGCATTACATCGACAGGATTCAGGAGAAGGGGTTGAAGTTCACTGGGAAATCACCCGACGGCAAGAGGATGGAGATAGCCGAGCTGCAGGGACACCCGTACTTCATAGGGTCCCAGTTCCACCCGGAGTTCAAGTCGAGGCCCCAGAGGCCAGCGCCTCTGCACTTTGGGCTCGTGAAAGCGGCGCTCGAGTTCTCGCAGAAGAGAAGGAAGTAA
- a CDS encoding GAF domain-containing protein, translated as MVKPTHSRPPDDRKDVGGPLKRKASRFSAFDVLSDGISVADKDLTIVFMNKKLLSRIGDFRGKKCYESPLGSTEICSRCPARGGLDFDRGPFVERGVDEQGAHWESSLMRYVDPDTNEIFYVCVERDITEKTAMETELRMLMSSLDQMAEPVCVADSEGRLIYVNKAYVGLTGYDEKSVAGLSMTEASKPGAPAGTMQTIMKAAVELGWQGEMTGLRKDGARYYTQVDAKPVRGDTGHTLGAVGILRDITRQKIELVEYEKYTSELESRMEARTTELARKVSQLTTINKISRVVTSILDTDELIDEFTKAIAQGFGYRHVSMMMMDKERGDLYFKSGYGWQMDSVPRELRQKLKEGIVGYSAYFGETLVSGDVETDPRYVRKDLIGTKSELSVPVTYRGEILGVLDVQSDIKDAFTRNDVSTMEMLGDMLATSITNARVYTESKERETALSILDRISKQISYRSEPNVILDQVARDAANLLKAEKAMVGLIDESGKTMNFVASYRFGKELLKSRSFKANVGVSGRALRSLKTEVVNDYLSDPDAIELDGEMFGIKSIVCAPLLIEGRGIGVVNVYNKLAGTPFTKSDTLFLSSLADHAAIALENANLLSSLNQRVHSQLALLETALSMQRQLDTSSVYDLVADKLRNVVWYDGITFYRVDNNRMMITPILSKGKYAKEIMAEEFAVGVGLTGFVAKTGKAELINDALNDSRVAQVAGTPVENEALMSIPLLGKNRVIGVLTLYREGEASFSPTEFEVAQLFASQAAVAVENAELYGTRETLLADSRRKVEQMARVLELTTSVMYMDDLDRLLQRITDSIVQSLGFRRVSIGVWNPSRDVFVVNAMSGYPKWVEKGSTRDGQSVLDDLNDKFRIGASSYLIKFEDQQFGIDQFQFLAHPELADAPRASPEAWHERDLLITTLKDRSGRLTGYLVVDEPNDLKIPSEDHIEVLEIMAGIASIALENAKLYEKQVLAANEIALLNDLMTHDINNFNQGIMGYIELLLQDKRLDDNQRKYADRALVQVKNNARLIDNIRKLAKLRMMADTDYVPMDIQKSVAGAIETVTKATPERKITLVSNLSPDTHYTLANQYLDDLFLNIISNAVKFDTAKRVRAEVQVSEEVTPQGEFWVVSVIDRGRGIPDDRKNVVFERFATGMTGIKGFGLGLSIVSTIVEKFNGRIWVEDRVKGDFSKGTVFKVGLPKANKPAENAT; from the coding sequence ATGGTGAAACCAACGCATTCCAGACCCCCCGATGACCGCAAGGATGTCGGCGGACCTCTCAAGCGTAAGGCTAGCAGGTTCTCCGCATTCGATGTCTTGTCGGACGGAATCTCTGTAGCTGATAAGGATCTCACGATAGTTTTCATGAACAAGAAGCTCCTATCCAGGATCGGGGATTTCAGAGGGAAGAAATGCTATGAGTCGCCTCTGGGCTCCACTGAGATTTGTTCCCGATGTCCTGCCCGGGGAGGACTGGACTTCGACAGAGGTCCGTTTGTCGAACGCGGTGTGGATGAACAAGGCGCCCATTGGGAATCAAGCCTGATGAGGTACGTCGACCCCGACACGAACGAGATTTTCTATGTGTGTGTGGAGCGAGACATCACTGAGAAGACGGCTATGGAGACGGAACTCAGGATGTTGATGTCTTCCCTCGATCAGATGGCTGAACCAGTATGTGTCGCAGACTCTGAGGGTCGACTGATCTACGTAAACAAGGCGTACGTTGGTCTCACTGGATACGATGAAAAAAGCGTCGCCGGACTAAGCATGACGGAGGCATCGAAACCTGGAGCCCCAGCCGGGACGATGCAGACAATCATGAAGGCAGCCGTCGAGCTCGGGTGGCAGGGTGAGATGACAGGCTTGCGGAAGGACGGCGCTAGGTACTATACACAGGTCGATGCGAAACCCGTGAGGGGCGATACGGGCCACACCCTAGGTGCCGTCGGGATACTCAGGGACATCACGAGGCAGAAGATCGAGTTGGTTGAATACGAGAAGTACACGTCCGAACTCGAGTCTAGAATGGAGGCGAGGACGACCGAGCTGGCCCGCAAGGTGAGTCAGCTGACTACGATAAACAAGATCAGCAGGGTCGTGACCTCTATCCTCGATACGGATGAGCTTATCGACGAGTTCACGAAGGCCATCGCCCAGGGGTTCGGGTACCGGCATGTCTCCATGATGATGATGGACAAGGAGCGCGGAGACCTCTACTTCAAATCCGGTTACGGATGGCAGATGGACTCGGTCCCAAGGGAGTTAAGACAGAAACTCAAGGAGGGCATAGTCGGCTATTCAGCCTACTTCGGGGAGACACTCGTCAGCGGCGATGTCGAGACCGACCCCAGATATGTCAGGAAAGATTTGATTGGGACGAAGTCCGAGCTCTCAGTGCCAGTCACGTACAGGGGAGAGATTCTTGGAGTGCTCGACGTTCAAAGTGATATCAAGGATGCCTTCACTAGGAACGACGTGAGCACAATGGAGATGCTTGGCGACATGCTGGCCACATCCATCACGAATGCGCGAGTATACACCGAATCAAAGGAACGCGAAACCGCCCTGTCAATCCTCGACAGGATTAGCAAGCAGATATCGTATAGGTCGGAGCCGAACGTCATCCTGGATCAGGTTGCCCGCGATGCTGCGAACCTCCTGAAGGCGGAGAAGGCCATGGTAGGGCTTATTGACGAATCTGGGAAGACTATGAATTTCGTCGCCTCCTATAGGTTTGGCAAGGAGCTGCTGAAATCGAGGTCGTTCAAAGCGAACGTGGGCGTGTCGGGGAGAGCGCTGAGATCGCTCAAGACCGAGGTCGTCAACGACTACCTCTCAGACCCAGACGCCATCGAGCTCGACGGTGAGATGTTCGGCATCAAATCGATCGTCTGCGCCCCGCTGCTGATAGAGGGCAGAGGCATCGGCGTGGTGAATGTCTACAACAAACTAGCTGGCACGCCCTTCACGAAGAGTGACACGCTCTTCCTGTCGTCGTTGGCGGATCATGCAGCGATTGCTTTGGAGAACGCGAATCTTCTTTCCTCGCTCAACCAGAGAGTTCATTCCCAGCTGGCCCTGCTTGAGACGGCGCTGTCCATGCAGAGGCAGCTGGACACTAGCAGCGTCTACGATCTGGTCGCGGACAAGCTCAGGAACGTCGTCTGGTATGACGGGATTACGTTCTACCGAGTTGATAACAATAGGATGATGATCACTCCTATCCTCTCGAAGGGCAAGTATGCCAAGGAGATTATGGCCGAGGAGTTCGCAGTCGGTGTCGGGCTCACAGGCTTTGTGGCCAAGACTGGCAAAGCGGAGCTCATCAACGACGCTCTGAACGACTCCAGAGTGGCTCAGGTGGCCGGGACTCCCGTGGAGAACGAAGCCTTGATGTCGATCCCCCTCCTTGGCAAGAACCGCGTAATAGGTGTCCTCACGCTCTACAGGGAGGGTGAGGCCAGCTTCTCACCGACTGAGTTCGAGGTCGCTCAGCTGTTCGCAAGTCAGGCTGCTGTCGCCGTGGAGAACGCGGAACTATATGGGACCAGGGAGACGCTGCTGGCTGACAGCAGGAGGAAGGTGGAGCAGATGGCCAGAGTCCTTGAGCTTACCACCTCTGTCATGTACATGGACGACCTCGACAGGCTTCTTCAGCGTATCACGGACTCAATCGTTCAATCGTTGGGATTCAGGAGAGTCTCCATCGGTGTCTGGAATCCTTCCCGCGATGTGTTTGTGGTAAACGCTATGTCCGGATATCCGAAGTGGGTGGAGAAGGGATCGACCAGGGACGGGCAGAGCGTCCTTGATGACTTGAACGACAAGTTCAGGATAGGCGCGTCCAGTTACCTCATCAAGTTCGAGGACCAGCAGTTCGGGATCGATCAGTTCCAGTTCCTAGCACACCCTGAGCTGGCCGATGCGCCTAGGGCTTCTCCTGAGGCCTGGCACGAGCGAGACCTGTTGATAACGACCTTGAAGGACAGGAGCGGCCGGTTGACAGGGTATCTTGTGGTCGACGAACCGAACGATCTCAAGATTCCATCGGAGGATCACATCGAAGTCCTGGAGATCATGGCCGGGATCGCCTCGATCGCTCTGGAGAATGCCAAGTTGTACGAGAAGCAGGTCCTGGCGGCGAACGAGATCGCGCTGTTGAACGATCTCATGACCCATGACATCAACAATTTCAACCAAGGGATCATGGGATACATCGAGTTGCTGCTCCAGGACAAGCGTTTGGACGACAATCAGAGGAAATACGCTGACCGAGCTCTCGTCCAAGTCAAGAACAACGCTCGCCTCATAGACAACATCAGAAAACTCGCGAAGCTCAGGATGATGGCTGACACCGATTACGTCCCGATGGACATACAGAAATCGGTTGCTGGAGCGATAGAGACTGTCACAAAGGCCACACCGGAAAGGAAGATCACCTTAGTCTCGAACCTCTCGCCGGACACCCATTACACATTGGCCAACCAGTACCTTGACGACCTGTTCCTCAACATAATCTCGAACGCCGTCAAGTTCGACACCGCGAAGAGGGTCAGGGCCGAGGTTCAGGTCTCCGAGGAGGTTACTCCCCAGGGCGAATTCTGGGTCGTCTCCGTCATAGACCGGGGCAGAGGGATACCGGACGACAGGAAGAATGTGGTCTTCGAGAGGTTCGCCACTGGCATGACTGGCATCAAGGGGTTCGGGCTGGGCCTGTCGATCGTGAGTACGATAGTCGAGAAGTTCAACGGGAGGATATGGGTCGAGGACAGAGTGAAAGGAGACTTCTCCAAGGGCACTGTCTTCAAGGTGGGGCTCCCTAAGGCGAACAAGCCCGCTGAGAACGCAACCTAG
- a CDS encoding translation initiation factor IF-2 subunit beta, with product MVPQDVFDYETLLERAKKKLPHTLESHDRFQVPEPDIMIEGKTTVIRNFGDIVETLRREPDHLLGFLLRELGTAGTIEGRRVVFKGKVATTQVADRIKSYVDEYVLCSECNRPDTKFLKDGRVLILVCETCGAHRPVHVKKQVKVAEAKEVEAGQTYDVMIEDVGKKGDGIARKGPFIIYIPGTAKGSQVKVKIEKVSGTVAFGVRAS from the coding sequence ATGGTCCCTCAGGATGTCTTCGACTACGAGACTCTGCTCGAAAGGGCGAAGAAGAAACTCCCACACACTTTGGAGTCCCATGACAGATTCCAGGTCCCTGAGCCAGATATTATGATCGAGGGCAAGACGACGGTCATCAGGAATTTCGGAGACATCGTGGAGACGCTCAGGCGAGAGCCGGATCACCTTCTCGGATTCCTGCTAAGGGAGCTCGGCACTGCGGGCACGATCGAGGGGCGGAGGGTCGTGTTCAAGGGCAAAGTCGCAACCACTCAGGTTGCAGACAGGATCAAGAGCTATGTCGACGAGTATGTTCTCTGCTCCGAGTGCAACAGGCCTGACACGAAGTTCCTGAAGGACGGCAGAGTGCTGATTCTTGTATGCGAGACGTGCGGAGCCCACAGACCGGTCCATGTGAAGAAGCAGGTCAAGGTCGCTGAGGCAAAGGAGGTCGAAGCTGGCCAGACATACGATGTCATGATCGAGGACGTGGGCAAGAAGGGCGACGGGATCGCTCGCAAAGGGCCATTCATCATCTACATTCCAGGGACGGCCAAGGGCTCTCAGGTCAAAGTGAAGATAGAGAAGGTCTCAGGAACAGTGGCCTTTGGCGTGCGAGCGAGCTGA